A region from the Aegilops tauschii subsp. strangulata cultivar AL8/78 chromosome 5, Aet v6.0, whole genome shotgun sequence genome encodes:
- the LOC109735222 gene encoding protein MICROTUBULE BINDING PROTEIN 2C: MAEKPAGPASRSRIRGGLAPSAPSSRRVVSMAYTAAPHQAKKVPEPKVVKPTRTTPAKRRQQLDQAQKQREELAALQEQLSGLQCKLLEKDEALRSAENLIGRVSAANEEVDELRSQLNDKESLVESTGSELHGAKIMLAEKQAALEKLEWEAKMSSTKVEELEVDVASMDVEISALMKVFRKITENNRASHPTERSDDSSLECEPVQLDDTVGDIDTEKMEQEMSAYVTALAAAKDNPTEEFLKAVTEARLRLQAFVL, translated from the exons ATGGCCGAGAAGCCGGCGGGCCCGGCCTCCAGGTCCAGGATCCGGGGCGGGCTCGCCCCCTCCGCGCCCTCCTCCAG GAGGGTGGTCTCGATGGCATACACGGCGGCTCCGCATCAGGCCAAGAAG GTTCCTGAGCCAAAGGTTGTGAAGCCAACAAGAACCACGCCGGCCAAAAGGCGGCAGCAGCTGGATCAGGCGCAGAAGCAGAGGGAAGAGCTCGCTGCTCTGCAGGAGCAGCTCAGTGGCCTGCAATGCAAACTGCTTGAGAAAGACGAAGCTCTGAGGTCCGCGGAGAACTTGATTGGCCGGGTCAGTGCCGCAAACGAAGAGGTGGATGAATTGAGAAGCCAGCTTAATGATAAGGAATCGCTTGTCGAGTCTACTGGCTCTGAGTTGCATGGTGCAAAG ATTATGTTGGCAGAGAAGCAAGCAGCATTGGAGAAGCTAGAATGGGAGGCAAAGATGTCAAGTACAAAAGTTGAAGAACTTGAAGTGGATGTAGCCTCTATGGATGTTGAAATCTCTGCTCTGATGAAGGTATTCAGGAAAATAACAGAGAACAACCGAGCCTCTCATCCCACAGAGAGATCTGACGATTCATCGTTGGAATGTGAACCAGTTCAGCTTGAT GATACGGTAGGTGATATTGACACGGAGAAGATGGAGCAGGAAATGTCAGCCTACGTCACGGCTCTAGCAGCCGCGAAAGACAATCCTACAGAGGAATTCCTGAAGGCAGTAACTGAGGCAAGGCTGAGACTCCAAGCGTTTGTACTCTAA
- the LOC109735221 gene encoding uncharacterized protein produces the protein MDPDGDGSFHRKEAISAVQDVDQYYGDDDDYDDLYNDVNVGDGFLHASQPPVQPPPPALPPKQHQLPPQQAPPPQQQQQVLPTPSLPLPPPPPPMGHPEKVHIPGVASVPAPIQDRPNPSHLPPPPQPPVAAAPPPPPHHQIQSGGDGFHRQGGGNFGGGPIVVGNGGGGDGPGATTLFVGDLHWWTTDADLEAELVKYGHVKEVRFFDEKASGKSKGYCQVDFFDPGAAAACKEGMNGHPFNGRPCVVAFASPNTVRRMGEAQMKNHQPMGQQNSGMQKSGGRGGGGPPGGPPGPQVGGNYGGRGGGGAGGGGGGGGGGGAGGGNWGRGPGGGGMGGRGPGGNMRNRMGPVGGRGIMGNGGMVAPPPPMMHPGGMMGQGFDPTGYGAAMGRMGGGFGGFPGGPGGAPFPGLMQPFPPVVAPHVNPAFFGRGGGMGAGGVGMWPDPSMGGGWGGEEQSSYGDDAASDQHYGEGGSHGKERPPEREWSGAPERRREREKDLPPPPELPERRHRDERDMGRERERERDRGGDRERERDRGDRERERDRGDRDRHRDDRDRHGDYHRHRERDSDRTEDWDRGRSSGRRSRSREVDHSKRRRMSHE, from the coding sequence atggatcCCGACGGGGACGGCTCCTTCCACCGGAAGGAGGCCATCTCCGCCGTGCAGGACGTCGACCAGTActacggcgacgacgacgactacGACGACCTCTACAACGACGTCAACGTCGGGGACGGCTTCCTCCACGCCTCCCAGCCCCCCGTCCAGCCCCCGCCGCCTGCGCTGCCCCCCAAGCAGCACCAGCTCCCCCCGCAGCAGGCGCCCccgccgcagcagcagcagcaggttcTGCCTACCCCTTCGCTCCCGcttcccccgccgccgcctccgatGGGGCACCCGGAGAAGGTCCACATCCCGGGGGTCGCGTCCGTCCCTGCCCCCATCCAAGACCGCCCCAACCCGTCCCATCTCCCGCCGCCGCCTCAGCCTCCCGTCGCCGcggcaccgccgccgcctccccacCACCAGATCCAGTCGGGAGGAGACGGGTTCCACCGGCAGGGAGGGGGCAACTTCGGGGGAGGACCGATAGTTGTTGGCAACGGCGGGGGTGGCGACGGCCCTGGCGCTACCACGCTCTTCGTTGGGGACCTCCACTGGTGGACGACGGACGCGGATCTGGAGGCGGAGCTCGTCAAGTACGGCCATGTCAAGGAAGTCAGGTTCTTTGATGAGAAGGCGAGCGGGAAATCCAAGGGATATTGCCAGGTCGATTTCTTTGACCCTGGCGCTGCTGCTGCCTGCAAGGAGGGCATGAACGGCCACCCGTTCAATGGCCGTCCCTGTGTCGTGGCCTTTGCTTCGCCTAACACTGTACGCCGCATGGGTGAAGCTCAGATGAAGAACCACCAACCGATGGGTCAGCAGAATTCAGGTATGCAGAAGAGTGGTGGCAGAGGTGGTGGTGGTCCACCTGGAGGCCCGCCTGGGCCTCAGGTTGGAGGAAACTATGGTGGCcggggaggcggaggagctggtggtggcggcggtggtggaggaggaggcggggcaGGTGGTGGGAATTGGGGCAGAGGTCCAGGTGGTGGTGGGATGGGGGGTAGAGGTCCTGGTGGGAATATGAGGAATCGGATGGGTCCGGTGGGTGGCCGAGGGATCATGGGGAACGGAGGGATGGTGGCTCCGCCGCCACCAATGATGCATCCCGGAGGGATGATGGGGCAGGGATTTGATCCCACTGGCTATGGTGCAGCCATGGGAAGGATGGGTGGAGGGTTTGGAGGGTTCCCTGGTGGACCTGGGGGTGCACCGTTCCCAGGCTTGATGCAGCCATTCCCACCTGTGGTTGCTCCTCATGTGAACCCAGCATTCTTTGGGAGAGGAGGTGGTATGGGTGCCGGGGGTGTTGGAATGTGGCCAGACCCAAGCATGGGTGGTGGTTGGGGAGGTGAGGAACAATCAAGCTATGGGGATGATGCAGCATCTGATCAGCACTATGGAGAAGGTGGAAGCCATGGTAAAGAGAGGCCACCAGAGCGGGAATGGTCAGGTGCACCAGAAAGGAGGCGGGAGAGGGAAAAGGATTTGCCCCCACCGCCAGAATTGCCGGAGAGAAGGCACCGTGATGAAAGGGATATGGGTCGtgagagggaaagagagagggacaGAGGAGGAGATAGGGAAAGGGAGAGGGACAGAGGAGATAGGGAAAGGGAGAGGGATAGAGGAGATAGGGACAGACACAGGGATGACAGAGATCGCCATGGTGATTATCACAGACACAGGGAGCGTGATTCTGATCGTACTGAAGACTGGGATAGAGGAAGATCATCTGGGAGACGAAGCAGGTCAAGGGAGGTTGATCACTCAAAGCGGCGACGAATGTCGCACGAGTGA